DNA sequence from the Methanolobus sp. ZRKC5 genome:
CCTTCTAAAGCAATACCACAGTCAAACCTATCTGCAGAGCTTTGTGGGAATTGCCATACAGGGAAACATGAAGAAGTCTACGAAGAGTGGAACGAATACAATAGTATTGAGTTCGATCCGGTAACAACGGCAAGTCATTCCGAACCTTCCAACATTGAAGACAGAATCGTGCTTAACCGAAGCACCTGCGTATCCTGCAAGAGCACTGAAGGTGCCATACTGAACATTGAAGATGCTGCCCTATATGGCAGGAGCAAAGACAGAATGCCGGATACAGAGGACATAACTGAATGGAGAATTACCTGTATTGCATGCCATGCTCCGCATAGTACCGAGCTAAGAACCACACCAACACAACTATGCGCAAGCTGCCATAATTCCGACGGTGCCAATCCGGACGGAAACACAACCATTGTAAGGTACACACAGTGGGAAATGTACAACGGGTCAATATACACCAACGGAGTGCATGCAGTCAACCTTGGCTGTGTTGATTGCCACATGGCAATGATGATAGAAGAAAATGAAACAATAGTTACAGGACACTCTTTCGATTTTGAACCCATATTGCTTTCTGACCCCAATTCGGGCAATATATGCAAGAAGTGCCATGTCATGTCCCATGACGAGATCCCGGTGGACAATGAGTGTGATGATTGCCATGATGTATCTCTCTCAAACATCTTAGAAGTGAATCAGGAAACTATCAAAAATAAACTTAAGGAACTGGAACCTCTTGAAAAAAATGCCAGTATGGCTCTTACAATGATAAGCAACAATGAAAGCTATGATGCAAAACTTGAAAACTACAACAATGCACTATTCTACATAAGCGAAGTGGAATCTGACGGAAGCTTTGGAATGCACAATATGGAACGTGCCACAAATAACCTTGACATGGCAGAGACTTTGCTCAAATCTGTTATTGAAGAAGGAACAGCCATCATTGGTACGGATGAAACATCAACACCCGGTTTTGGAA
Encoded proteins:
- a CDS encoding ammonia-forming cytochrome c nitrite reductase subunit c552, coding for MLWESPECEMCHQPPVEGFDAHIISPSKAIPQSNLSAELCGNCHTGKHEEVYEEWNEYNSIEFDPVTTASHSEPSNIEDRIVLNRSTCVSCKSTEGAILNIEDAALYGRSKDRMPDTEDITEWRITCIACHAPHSTELRTTPTQLCASCHNSDGANPDGNTTIVRYTQWEMYNGSIYTNGVHAVNLGCVDCHMAMMIEENETIVTGHSFDFEPILLSDPNSGNICKKCHVMSHDEIPVDNECDDCHDVSLSNILEVNQETIKNKLKELEPLEKNASMALTMISNNESYDAKLENYNNALFYISEVESDGSFGMHNMERATNNLDMAETLLKSVIEEGTAIIGTDETSTPGFGIFAAVSLITIAAFALCRERKRRKEH